In Persicimonas caeni, a single window of DNA contains:
- a CDS encoding stage II sporulation protein M: MSQASFVRKNEKLWRDYEALLDEFEKDYPSVPAERFPAMYRTLCQHLSIARHRGYSAAVVDRLNPLVERGHALLYGSRTGRWQPILEYIRGGFARDVRKDWPLLLLATFIFAGPFLGMMAWLELQPEWAYHVLGDDMISQMEAMYASSDAIQDEREADSNFMMFGFYIYNNVGIALRTFGSGAVAGLGALFALFYNGVILGAVSGHLNNVGLSHNFWPFVIGHGSFELTAIVLAGMAGLKLGFAPIWPGRKSRLQALKDTARDSLGLVTGFFLMLVIAAFIEGFWSAQPTSDDVKYIVGAGLWAVVFLYFGFAGRTAND; encoded by the coding sequence ATGAGCCAAGCGAGCTTTGTGCGCAAAAACGAGAAGCTCTGGCGAGACTACGAAGCCCTGCTCGATGAGTTCGAGAAGGACTACCCGTCGGTGCCCGCCGAGCGCTTCCCGGCGATGTACCGCACGCTGTGCCAGCACCTGTCGATCGCGCGCCACCGCGGCTACAGCGCGGCGGTCGTCGACCGCCTCAACCCGCTCGTCGAGCGTGGCCACGCGCTGCTGTACGGCTCGCGCACCGGCCGCTGGCAGCCCATCCTCGAGTATATCCGCGGCGGATTCGCCCGCGACGTACGCAAAGACTGGCCGCTCTTGCTCCTGGCGACGTTCATCTTCGCCGGACCGTTTTTGGGCATGATGGCCTGGCTCGAGCTCCAGCCCGAGTGGGCCTACCACGTGCTCGGCGACGACATGATCTCGCAGATGGAGGCGATGTACGCCAGCTCCGACGCCATCCAAGACGAGCGCGAGGCCGACTCGAACTTCATGATGTTCGGCTTCTACATCTACAACAACGTGGGCATCGCCCTGCGCACCTTCGGCTCCGGGGCGGTCGCCGGCTTGGGCGCGCTGTTCGCCCTGTTCTACAACGGCGTCATCCTGGGCGCGGTCTCCGGCCATCTGAACAACGTGGGCTTGAGCCACAACTTCTGGCCCTTCGTCATCGGTCACGGCTCCTTCGAGTTGACCGCCATCGTCCTGGCGGGCATGGCGGGGCTCAAGCTCGGCTTCGCCCCCATCTGGCCGGGCCGAAAGAGCCGGCTGCAAGCCCTCAAAGACACCGCCCGCGACAGCCTCGGGCTGGTCACCGGCTTCTTTTTGATGCTGGTCATCGCCGCGTTCATCGAGGGCTTCTGGTCGGCCCAGCCCACCTCCGACGACGTCAAATACATCGTCGGCGCCGGGCTGTGGGCGGTGGTGTTCTTGTATTTTGGGTTTGCTGGGAGGACTGCGAATGATTAG
- a CDS encoding RDD family protein, giving the protein MQQLDTIQTIETPEGVEFEVHLAGPIPRIMAFGVDVGIRLVVYTIMFIPLAFLDELGMGLFLLLMFVMEWGYPIYFEMYRDGATPGKKMFGLQVANADGTPINWKGSVLRNLLRAADFLPVGYALGIVMMAASGRFQRLGDLAGDTVVCFRQPDDLTGAGELPDVDPVTSGEQLTIEEQKAIVQFAERSKRWNYTRNAELARLLEDLTGTKDGQGAVRHLQGLANWITKGR; this is encoded by the coding sequence ATGCAGCAACTCGACACCATCCAGACCATTGAAACGCCCGAAGGCGTCGAGTTCGAGGTTCACTTGGCCGGCCCCATCCCGCGCATCATGGCGTTTGGCGTCGACGTGGGCATCCGGCTGGTGGTCTACACGATCATGTTCATCCCGCTCGCCTTCCTGGACGAGCTGGGCATGGGGCTCTTTTTGCTGCTGATGTTCGTCATGGAGTGGGGCTACCCGATCTACTTCGAGATGTATCGCGACGGGGCCACGCCGGGCAAAAAGATGTTCGGCCTGCAGGTGGCCAACGCCGACGGCACCCCGATCAACTGGAAGGGCTCGGTGCTCCGAAACCTGCTGCGCGCGGCCGACTTTTTGCCGGTGGGCTACGCGCTGGGCATCGTGATGATGGCCGCCTCGGGGCGCTTCCAGCGGCTGGGCGACCTGGCCGGCGACACCGTGGTGTGCTTTCGCCAGCCCGACGACCTCACCGGCGCCGGCGAGTTGCCCGACGTCGACCCGGTGACCTCCGGCGAGCAGCTGACCATCGAGGAACAGAAGGCGATCGTGCAGTTTGCCGAGCGCAGCAAGCGCTGGAACTACACGCGCAACGCCGAGCTGGCGCGCCTGCTCGAAGACCTCACCGGCACCAAAGACGGCCAGGGCGCAGTACGCCACCTTCAGGGGCTCGCTAACTGGATCACCAAGGGGCGCTAG
- the kamD gene encoding lysine 5,6-aminomutase subunit alpha translates to MSKLGLDPKMIERGRQAAADIADSMDEFIRQRTTVAVERTVLRLMGITGVDVDDIPLSNVVVDGAVAAGCIDEGITRLMARAVLHTGRDPQTIAEAVAAGDLSLADLPHFDEAQVREVGRELAVEAADRIQATVDERDRRLAESTDRPEPLHYVIVATGNIYEDVVQAKTAARQGADIVAVIRSTGQSLLDYVPEGPTTEGFGGTYATQANFEIMRQGLDEVGEELGRYIRLCNYCSGLCMPEIAAMGAIERLDVMLNDALYGILFRDINPKRTFVDQYFSRMINAYAGVVINTGEDNYLTTADAVEAAHTVLASQFINEQFALRSGLPEEQMGLGHAFEMNPDIENGFLLELAQAEMAREIFPKAPLKYMPPTKYMTGNIFKGHIQDALFNLIGAWSKQGIQLLGMMTEAMHTPHMGDRALALENAQYVMNNARALGEEVEYKEGGIIQTRAQTVLAESVDLLEKVRDEGMFDALAQGIFADVYRPTEGGKGLEGVFERAADYYNPLEDELRARLGLE, encoded by the coding sequence ATGTCGAAATTGGGTCTCGATCCGAAGATGATCGAACGCGGGCGCCAGGCGGCGGCCGATATTGCCGACAGCATGGACGAGTTTATCCGCCAACGCACGACCGTGGCGGTCGAGCGCACCGTGCTGCGCCTGATGGGGATCACTGGAGTCGACGTCGACGATATCCCGCTGTCGAACGTGGTCGTCGACGGGGCGGTCGCCGCCGGGTGCATCGACGAGGGGATCACGCGGCTCATGGCGCGCGCGGTGCTGCACACGGGCCGCGACCCGCAGACGATCGCCGAGGCGGTCGCCGCGGGCGATCTGAGCCTGGCCGATTTGCCGCATTTCGACGAGGCGCAGGTGCGCGAGGTGGGCCGGGAGTTGGCCGTCGAGGCCGCCGACCGCATCCAGGCGACCGTCGACGAGCGCGACCGGCGTCTGGCCGAGTCGACCGATCGTCCCGAACCCCTGCACTACGTCATCGTGGCCACCGGCAATATCTACGAGGACGTCGTCCAGGCCAAGACCGCCGCGCGCCAGGGCGCCGACATCGTGGCGGTGATCCGCTCGACGGGCCAGAGCCTGCTCGACTACGTGCCCGAGGGGCCCACGACCGAGGGCTTCGGCGGCACCTACGCCACGCAGGCCAACTTCGAGATCATGCGCCAGGGCCTCGACGAGGTCGGCGAGGAGCTGGGGCGTTATATCCGGCTGTGCAACTACTGCAGCGGGCTGTGCATGCCCGAGATCGCGGCGATGGGCGCCATCGAGCGCCTCGACGTGATGCTCAATGACGCGCTGTACGGGATCTTGTTCCGCGACATCAACCCCAAGCGCACCTTCGTCGACCAGTACTTCAGCCGCATGATCAACGCCTACGCCGGCGTGGTCATCAACACCGGCGAGGACAATTACCTGACCACCGCCGATGCGGTCGAGGCGGCACACACGGTGCTCGCCAGCCAGTTCATCAACGAGCAATTCGCGCTCAGGAGCGGGCTGCCCGAAGAGCAGATGGGCCTGGGCCACGCCTTCGAGATGAACCCCGACATCGAAAACGGCTTTTTGCTCGAGCTCGCCCAGGCCGAGATGGCCCGCGAGATCTTCCCGAAGGCGCCGCTCAAGTACATGCCGCCCACGAAGTACATGACCGGCAATATCTTCAAGGGCCACATCCAAGACGCCCTGTTCAACCTCATCGGCGCCTGGTCCAAGCAGGGCATCCAGCTGTTGGGCATGATGACCGAAGCGATGCACACCCCGCATATGGGCGACCGCGCCCTGGCGCTGGAGAACGCCCAATACGTCATGAACAACGCCCGCGCGCTGGGCGAGGAGGTCGAGTACAAAGAGGGCGGCATCATCCAGACCCGCGCCCAAACGGTGCTCGCCGAGTCGGTCGACCTCCTCGAGAAGGTCCGCGACGAAGGCATGTTCGACGCGCTCGCCCAGGGTATTTTTGCCGACGTGTACCGGCCGACCGAGGGCGGCAAGGGCCTCGAGGGCGTGTTCGAGCGGGCGGCGGATTATTATAACCCGCTCGAGGACGAGTTGCGGGCGCGGTTGGGGCTGGAGTAG
- a CDS encoding AAA family ATPase: MSESDFPTTPPQSTPSQSTPDQSTPDRSTPDQSTPQPAPPSTQQAPGLDADVARAGEQLDQLRAELRKAVVGQDKVIDQVLCAFLASGHVLVEGVPGLGKTLLVLSLARTFGGTFGRVQFTPDLMPSDVTGHAIYHATSGDFRIRKGPIFTNLLLADEINRAPAKTQAALLEVMQERQVSIEGHSYELEPPFMTLATQNPIEQDGTYPLPEAQLDRFLFKIEIDYPAEEHEFAIVEEVTVGRVGDSFNIDDVEQVMTIEQARKLQQVCAKVRVDRRIVEYGVRLVRATRGWPGIRAGAGPRGAISIIRAARAFALLDGRDHVIPDDVKSVTLPALRHRILRTPEVEIDGIAPDDLLRDVLRKVEVPRT, translated from the coding sequence GTGAGCGAGTCTGATTTCCCCACGACACCACCCCAGTCGACGCCTAGCCAGTCGACGCCAGACCAGTCGACGCCAGACCGGTCGACGCCAGACCAGTCGACGCCCCAGCCGGCTCCCCCGTCGACACAACAGGCGCCGGGGCTCGATGCCGACGTCGCTCGAGCAGGCGAGCAGCTCGACCAGCTGCGCGCCGAGCTCCGCAAGGCCGTGGTCGGCCAAGACAAGGTGATCGACCAGGTGCTGTGCGCCTTCTTGGCCAGCGGCCACGTGCTCGTCGAGGGCGTGCCCGGGCTGGGCAAGACCTTGTTGGTGCTCAGCCTTGCGCGCACCTTCGGAGGCACCTTCGGCCGGGTGCAGTTCACCCCCGACCTGATGCCCTCCGACGTCACCGGCCACGCCATCTACCACGCCACCTCGGGTGATTTCCGCATCCGCAAGGGGCCGATCTTTACGAACCTGCTCCTGGCCGACGAGATCAACCGCGCGCCGGCCAAGACCCAGGCCGCGCTGCTCGAGGTGATGCAGGAGCGCCAGGTGAGCATCGAGGGGCACTCCTACGAGCTCGAGCCGCCGTTCATGACGCTGGCCACCCAGAACCCCATCGAGCAAGACGGCACCTATCCGCTGCCCGAGGCCCAGCTCGACCGCTTCCTGTTCAAGATCGAGATCGACTATCCGGCCGAAGAACACGAGTTCGCCATCGTCGAGGAGGTCACCGTCGGGCGGGTGGGCGACTCGTTCAACATCGACGACGTCGAGCAGGTCATGACGATCGAGCAGGCGCGCAAGCTGCAGCAAGTCTGCGCCAAGGTGCGCGTCGACCGGCGCATCGTCGAGTACGGCGTGCGCCTGGTGCGCGCGACTCGCGGCTGGCCGGGCATCCGCGCCGGCGCCGGCCCGCGCGGGGCGATCTCGATCATCCGCGCCGCCCGCGCGTTCGCCCTGCTCGACGGGCGCGACCACGTCATCCCCGACGACGTCAAGTCGGTCACCCTCCCCGCCCTTCGCCACCGCATCCTGCGCACGCCCGAGGTCGAGATCGACGGCATCGCGCCCGACGACCTGCTGCGCGACGTGCTCCGCAAGGTGGAGGTACCGCGCACGTGA
- the katG gene encoding catalase/peroxidase HPI, which yields MGKNPENEGKCPVMHGSHRHKASGSFANHHWWPNQLSLKILAQNGPQVDPMGEEFDYAEEFQKLDYEGLKADIETVMKDSKEWWPADWGHYGPLFIRMAWHSAGTYRVSDGRGGASSGTQRFAPLNSWPDNVNLDKARRLLWPVKKKYGRKISWADLLVLAGNVALESMGFETFGFAGGREDTWEPEEDVYWGPENVWLADDRHTQEGKLEGPLAADHMGLIYVNPEGPNGEPDPAKAAQYIRQTFKRMAMNDEETVALIAGGHTFGKVHGAAPDEHLGPDPEGASIEQQGLGWQNTFGTGKGNDTITSGLEGIWTQKPTEWDNGFFDNLFGNDYELEKSPAGAWQWIAKNEDAQNTVPDAHDPSKKHAPMMLTTDLALKVDPEYRKISKRFHENPDEFQEAFAKAWYKLIHRDMGPHSRFLGPEVPDEVMLWQDPVPEVDHELIGDEEIAELKTTILDSGLSTVELVRTAWASASTFRGSDKRGGANGARIRLAPQIGWEANRPEELRKVLSVYEQLHEDFNGSRSDGKRVSMADLIVLGGCAAVEQAAKAAGYDVDVPFSPGRTDATAEQTDVESFDWLEPRADGFRNYLRDDMERSAEELLVDKAQLLTLTSPEMTVLVGGLRVLGANWDGSELGVFTDRPGELTNDFFSNLLDMSTEWKKSEESDEIFEGYDRDSGELAWKATRVDLVFGANSQLRALAEVYACDDAEEEFVRDFVAAWNKVMNLDRFELK from the coding sequence ATGGGTAAGAATCCGGAAAATGAAGGCAAATGCCCCGTCATGCACGGCTCCCATCGGCACAAGGCGAGCGGCTCCTTTGCCAATCACCACTGGTGGCCGAACCAGTTGAGCCTCAAGATCTTGGCTCAAAACGGCCCGCAGGTCGATCCGATGGGCGAGGAATTCGACTACGCCGAGGAGTTCCAGAAGCTCGACTACGAGGGGCTCAAGGCCGACATCGAAACGGTCATGAAGGACTCGAAGGAGTGGTGGCCGGCCGACTGGGGCCACTATGGGCCGCTATTCATTCGCATGGCCTGGCACAGCGCGGGCACCTACCGCGTCTCCGACGGCCGCGGCGGCGCTTCCTCGGGCACGCAGCGCTTCGCCCCGCTGAACAGTTGGCCGGACAACGTCAACCTCGACAAGGCGCGCCGGCTGCTCTGGCCGGTCAAAAAGAAGTACGGCCGCAAGATCTCGTGGGCCGACCTGTTGGTCTTGGCCGGCAACGTCGCCCTCGAGTCGATGGGCTTCGAGACCTTTGGGTTTGCCGGCGGACGTGAAGACACCTGGGAGCCCGAAGAGGATGTCTACTGGGGCCCCGAGAACGTCTGGCTCGCCGACGATCGCCACACCCAGGAGGGCAAACTCGAGGGGCCGCTGGCTGCCGACCACATGGGCCTCATCTACGTTAATCCGGAGGGCCCCAACGGCGAGCCCGACCCGGCGAAGGCGGCGCAGTATATCCGTCAGACCTTCAAGCGCATGGCGATGAACGACGAGGAGACCGTCGCGCTCATCGCCGGCGGCCACACCTTCGGCAAGGTCCACGGCGCCGCTCCCGACGAGCACCTCGGCCCCGATCCCGAGGGCGCGAGCATCGAGCAGCAGGGCCTGGGCTGGCAGAACACCTTCGGCACCGGCAAGGGCAACGACACGATCACCAGCGGGCTCGAGGGTATCTGGACCCAGAAGCCGACCGAGTGGGACAACGGCTTCTTCGACAACCTGTTCGGCAACGACTACGAGCTCGAGAAGAGCCCGGCCGGCGCCTGGCAGTGGATCGCCAAAAACGAGGACGCCCAGAACACCGTCCCCGACGCCCACGATCCGTCCAAGAAGCACGCCCCGATGATGCTCACCACCGACCTCGCCCTGAAGGTCGACCCGGAGTATCGCAAGATCTCGAAGCGCTTCCACGAGAACCCCGACGAGTTCCAAGAGGCCTTCGCCAAGGCGTGGTACAAGCTCATCCACCGCGACATGGGCCCGCACTCGCGCTTCCTCGGCCCGGAGGTGCCCGACGAGGTGATGCTGTGGCAAGACCCGGTGCCCGAGGTCGACCACGAGTTGATCGGCGACGAAGAGATCGCCGAGCTCAAGACGACGATCCTCGACTCGGGGCTGTCGACCGTCGAGCTCGTTCGCACCGCCTGGGCGTCGGCCTCGACCTTCCGCGGCAGCGACAAGCGCGGCGGCGCCAACGGCGCGCGCATCCGCCTCGCCCCGCAGATTGGCTGGGAGGCCAACCGCCCCGAGGAGCTTCGCAAAGTGCTGAGCGTCTACGAGCAGCTCCATGAGGACTTCAACGGCTCGCGCTCCGACGGCAAACGCGTCTCCATGGCCGACCTGATCGTGCTGGGCGGCTGCGCCGCGGTCGAACAGGCCGCCAAGGCGGCCGGCTACGACGTCGACGTCCCGTTCAGTCCGGGCCGCACCGACGCCACCGCCGAGCAGACCGACGTCGAGTCATTCGACTGGCTCGAGCCACGAGCCGACGGCTTCCGCAACTACCTGCGCGACGACATGGAGCGCTCCGCCGAAGAGCTGCTCGTCGACAAGGCACAGCTCCTGACGCTGACCTCCCCCGAAATGACGGTGCTCGTCGGCGGCCTGCGCGTGCTCGGCGCCAACTGGGACGGCTCCGAGCTGGGCGTCTTCACCGACCGCCCCGGCGAGTTGACCAACGACTTCTTCTCGAACCTGCTCGACATGAGCACCGAGTGGAAGAAGTCCGAGGAGTCTGACGAGATCTTCGAGGGCTACGACCGCGACAGCGGTGAGCTTGCGTGGAAGGCCACCCGCGTCGACCTCGTCTTCGGCGCCAACTCCCAGCTTCGCGCCCTGGCCGAAGTCTACGCCTGCGACGACGCCGAAGAGGAGTTCGTGCGTGACTTCGTGGCGGCGTGGAACAAGGTGATGAACCTGGATCGGTTCGAGCTGAAGTGA
- a CDS encoding DUF4350 domain-containing protein has protein sequence MSDGSRKKTALLALVVVGILALLGLGGAAVSDTLFEEVEEEVREPPSGEARRNHFLALERLLSRFDHDVTTVRRLGEPSPVATTIILADPSDEFSPEQVDAWENWVVDGGHLILTQPVEDADEKTAPLLARLGFDVANEGDEWPYEVEVSPLEIDYLDDSTPSLRWVASDADWLLFSGPDEPFAASRKVSDYGRVTLLSSAEIFDNNTIGKGEHATLAMRILELPEATDSGYETVTIVMFGARDSWMFYVASHIWPFLLLVVVGLLLAIQNGRKRFGPMLADPPEERRSRREHVDAVGRFLWEQGATAALVEAAQGALMAELETRRPRVASAPNAERHEIVAEELGITPSEARELFRQPSGNRNAETFTQKIRQLEHHRRKL, from the coding sequence GTGAGCGACGGATCTCGCAAAAAGACCGCGCTCCTCGCGCTCGTCGTCGTCGGCATCCTTGCCCTGTTGGGGCTCGGGGGCGCCGCCGTCTCCGACACCCTCTTCGAGGAGGTCGAAGAGGAAGTGCGCGAGCCGCCGTCGGGCGAAGCCAGGCGCAACCACTTTTTGGCGCTCGAGCGCCTCCTGAGCCGCTTCGACCACGACGTGACCACGGTGCGCCGGCTCGGCGAGCCCTCGCCCGTGGCGACCACGATCATCTTGGCCGACCCGAGCGACGAGTTTTCGCCCGAGCAGGTCGACGCCTGGGAGAATTGGGTCGTCGACGGCGGCCACCTGATCTTGACGCAGCCGGTCGAAGACGCCGACGAGAAGACCGCGCCATTGCTGGCTCGCCTGGGCTTCGATGTCGCCAACGAGGGCGACGAGTGGCCCTACGAGGTCGAGGTCAGCCCCCTCGAGATCGACTACCTCGACGATTCCACGCCCAGCCTGCGCTGGGTCGCCTCCGACGCCGATTGGCTGCTGTTCAGCGGCCCCGACGAGCCCTTTGCCGCCAGCCGCAAGGTCAGCGACTACGGCCGCGTGACGCTGCTCAGCAGCGCCGAAATCTTCGACAACAACACCATCGGCAAAGGCGAGCACGCCACGCTGGCGATGCGCATCCTGGAGCTGCCCGAAGCGACCGACAGCGGCTACGAGACGGTCACCATCGTGATGTTCGGCGCGCGCGACTCGTGGATGTTCTACGTCGCCAGCCATATTTGGCCCTTCTTGCTGCTCGTGGTCGTCGGGCTTCTGCTCGCCATCCAAAACGGCCGCAAGCGCTTCGGCCCGATGCTGGCAGACCCACCCGAAGAGCGGCGAAGCCGGCGCGAGCACGTCGACGCGGTGGGCCGCTTTTTGTGGGAGCAAGGCGCGACCGCCGCGCTCGTCGAGGCGGCCCAGGGCGCGCTGATGGCCGAGCTCGAGACGCGCCGCCCGCGCGTGGCCAGCGCGCCCAACGCCGAGCGCCACGAGATCGTCGCCGAGGAGCTGGGGATCACCCCGTCGGAGGCGCGTGAACTCTTCCGCCAGCCGTCGGGCAACCGCAACGCCGAGACCTTTACCCAAAAGATCCGCCAACTGGAGCATCACCGGAGGAAGCTGTGA
- a CDS encoding endonuclease I family protein: protein MKHHSYVLALALALGSVACSDDAPDSKTDSGVEQSDATDTTGADSTTPDTSPDPDVGPDAPSNDIPAEITTAGASFGGTIPAGGKIDVDLIANDGDRIVAWLRIDGEPAWNPSVSIFRPGDAQALVWGNPQGDVDAHIPYNESELDGGWEFFSGGRFTLTLENFADVDGRFTFELTCKSGPCNDTNDQDDDGIPDAVDNCITTPNTEQVDDDGDGLGNACDPDAGNDPYEGLTNADLENALRADHQGHVSVGYDEARDHMFATVDNRDGSVECVYTGQTIQTSSSGDAYTQDFNTEHTWPQSRGAGDEPAKSDLHHLFPTDSSANSRRSANFFGNVTSNVSWSEGGSKLGEDSSGEVRFEPRDEHKGNVARALFYFAVMYGGDIPAHEEQTIRQWHTADPVDAAERERNGAVAGIQNSRNPFIDRPDLVERIGDF from the coding sequence ATGAAGCATCACTCGTATGTCCTCGCCCTCGCCCTCGCCCTCGGTTCCGTTGCCTGCAGTGACGACGCGCCGGATTCCAAAACCGACAGCGGGGTCGAGCAATCCGACGCCACGGACACGACCGGGGCCGACTCGACCACCCCGGATACCAGCCCCGACCCCGACGTCGGGCCCGATGCGCCCTCCAATGATATCCCGGCGGAGATCACCACCGCGGGAGCCTCGTTTGGCGGGACCATCCCGGCCGGCGGCAAGATCGACGTCGATCTCATCGCCAACGACGGCGACCGCATCGTGGCCTGGCTGCGCATCGACGGCGAGCCGGCGTGGAACCCGTCGGTGTCGATCTTTCGGCCGGGCGACGCGCAGGCGTTGGTGTGGGGCAACCCGCAGGGCGATGTGGACGCGCATATCCCGTATAACGAGAGCGAGCTCGACGGAGGCTGGGAGTTCTTTAGCGGCGGGCGGTTTACGCTCACCCTGGAGAATTTCGCCGACGTCGATGGGCGCTTTACCTTCGAGCTGACGTGCAAGAGCGGGCCGTGTAACGACACGAACGACCAGGACGACGACGGCATCCCGGACGCGGTCGACAACTGCATCACCACCCCGAATACCGAGCAGGTCGACGACGACGGCGACGGGCTGGGCAACGCGTGCGACCCCGACGCGGGCAACGACCCGTACGAGGGGCTGACGAACGCCGACCTCGAAAACGCGCTGCGAGCCGACCACCAAGGCCACGTCAGCGTGGGCTACGACGAGGCGCGCGACCACATGTTTGCCACGGTGGACAACCGCGACGGCAGCGTCGAGTGCGTCTACACCGGCCAGACCATCCAGACGAGCAGCAGCGGCGACGCCTACACCCAAGACTTCAACACCGAGCACACCTGGCCGCAGAGCCGCGGCGCGGGCGATGAGCCGGCCAAGTCCGACTTGCACCACCTCTTTCCGACGGACTCCTCGGCGAACTCTCGCCGCTCGGCGAATTTCTTCGGCAATGTCACCAGCAACGTGTCGTGGTCCGAAGGGGGCTCGAAGCTCGGCGAGGACAGCTCCGGTGAGGTGCGCTTCGAGCCGCGCGACGAGCACAAGGGCAACGTGGCGCGCGCCTTGTTCTACTTCGCAGTGATGTACGGCGGCGATATCCCGGCCCACGAGGAGCAGACGATTCGCCAGTGGCACACCGCCGACCCGGTCGACGCCGCCGAGCGCGAGCGCAACGGCGCGGTGGCGGGGATTCAGAACTCGCGCAATCCGTTTATCGATCGGCCCGATCTGGTGGAGCGCATTGGGGACTTCTGA
- a CDS encoding DUF4129 domain-containing protein — protein MNLDKVAARLRPRSSWEAVDLGFLLAQKFFKPIAQGWLTCVLPVFVVATLVAATTDLFWLPLVFVWLLKPLYDRVPLLVLSRAFFGEVPGVKATAGMVFRSWRGRAALSDITWRRFSPFRGVTMPVRELENLGGAAASERLGVLLRRQVRGPAIGLTLVAMATEILFLGATLMLIQMVVPSSVQFDLGAKIDTIFSTSVDAPLLEVGAFALYFLVMSAIEIFYAAAGFGLYINRRVRLEGWDIEIVFKKLAARLRARARSIFETAAMALLVGLFGLATFGLPSTASAQTEHAQTEQAASTAPESPQQDEQVREVTPSQPPAGLDPQAEIEDILDNPEFGSTRTETTWQLRDELFEQDEDDDENPPDLSFLEQIIKALATTFQIVMWLVAGGLIVAAIVYFYKKTRPLATVEAPEKPLEGPQTELVASEAPAPKVTLPADLIDTAMARWRDGAHAESLSLLYRGTIEGLAKGYRIEIDPSLTAYECVEAVRGAGGPADYVAELARAWTSTVYADRPVSDERAQELFASWKVHFRRGA, from the coding sequence TTGAACCTGGACAAAGTCGCTGCGAGGTTGCGTCCGCGCTCGTCCTGGGAGGCCGTCGATCTCGGCTTTTTGCTCGCCCAAAAATTCTTCAAGCCCATCGCGCAGGGCTGGCTGACGTGTGTGCTGCCCGTCTTCGTCGTCGCCACTTTGGTGGCTGCGACGACCGACCTGTTCTGGCTGCCGCTCGTCTTTGTCTGGCTGCTCAAGCCGCTATACGACCGCGTGCCGCTCTTGGTCTTGAGCCGCGCCTTTTTCGGCGAGGTGCCCGGCGTCAAGGCGACCGCGGGCATGGTCTTTCGCTCCTGGCGAGGCCGCGCGGCCCTCTCCGACATCACCTGGCGCCGGTTCAGCCCGTTTCGCGGGGTGACGATGCCGGTGCGCGAGCTCGAAAATCTTGGCGGCGCGGCTGCCAGCGAGCGCCTGGGCGTGCTGCTTCGCCGGCAGGTGCGCGGGCCGGCCATCGGCCTGACGCTGGTGGCGATGGCCACCGAGATCCTCTTTTTGGGCGCGACGCTGATGCTCATCCAGATGGTCGTGCCCAGCTCGGTGCAGTTCGACCTGGGCGCCAAAATCGACACGATCTTCAGCACGAGCGTCGACGCCCCCCTGCTCGAAGTCGGCGCGTTCGCGCTCTACTTTTTGGTGATGAGCGCCATCGAGATCTTTTACGCCGCGGCGGGCTTCGGCCTCTACATCAACCGACGCGTGCGCCTGGAGGGCTGGGATATCGAGATCGTCTTCAAGAAGCTCGCCGCGCGCCTTCGCGCCCGGGCCCGGTCGATCTTCGAGACTGCCGCGATGGCGCTGTTGGTGGGCCTCTTCGGGCTGGCCACGTTCGGGCTGCCGTCGACGGCCTCGGCCCAGACCGAGCATGCCCAAACCGAGCAAGCCGCGTCGACCGCCCCCGAATCACCCCAACAAGACGAGCAAGTACGCGAGGTAACGCCCTCCCAGCCCCCCGCTGGCCTCGACCCGCAGGCCGAGATCGAAGATATCTTGGACAACCCGGAGTTCGGGAGCACCCGCACCGAGACGACGTGGCAGCTTCGCGACGAGCTGTTCGAGCAGGACGAAGACGACGACGAGAACCCGCCCGATCTGAGCTTCCTCGAGCAGATCATCAAGGCGCTGGCTACGACCTTCCAGATCGTCATGTGGCTCGTCGCCGGTGGCCTGATCGTGGCCGCGATCGTCTACTTCTACAAAAAGACTCGCCCGCTCGCGACGGTCGAGGCGCCCGAAAAGCCCCTCGAAGGCCCGCAGACCGAGCTGGTCGCCTCCGAGGCGCCCGCCCCGAAGGTCACGCTTCCGGCCGACCTGATCGACACGGCGATGGCCCGCTGGCGAGACGGCGCCCATGCCGAGAGCTTGAGCTTGTTGTATCGGGGCACCATCGAGGGCCTCGCCAAAGGCTACCGCATCGAGATCGACCCGAGCCTGACGGCCTACGAGTGCGTCGAGGCGGTGCGCGGGGCCGGCGGCCCGGCCGACTACGTCGCCGAACTCGCCCGGGCGTGGACCTCGACGGTCTACGCCGACCGTCCGGTGAGCGACGAGCGCGCCCAGGAACTGTTCGCCTCGTGGAAAGTGCACTTTAGGAGGGGCGCGTGA